The following nucleotide sequence is from Fusobacterium varium.
AAGATAATTTTTATTAGGTAAATGCTCTTAAAAAAAAGAATTAATAATTCTATTAACAGTATTTGGAGAAACATTAAAATCATAAGCAATGTCTTTTTCAGAAATATTTTTTTGTAATTTAAGAGTAATAGTCAATTTAACATTGTTAGAAATACAGCAAATTTTATCAACAATATTAGTTTCAGTGCTAAAAGTTTTACCACAATTTTTACAACGAAATCTTTGCTTCTGTAATCTTAAAATAGAGTTATACTCTAAAATTTTTAAAAATCTAATATTTGAAGTCTTAGAACCCCATTTGATGATATCCTTACCATGACAGTGAGGACATTGATTAGGTGAGTAAGAGAGTTTAGCATGAATAATTTTAGAATATACTTCTTTAAAATTTTCCATAGAAATTCCATTTTCAGCAAAAGTAATATTTTTATCTTTAATATTTAGTAAATTTTTGATAGAATAGATTTGAAATAAGCAAACGACCTCCTTTAATTATTGTTTGGCGACTTAATTTTATCAGGAAAATTTACTTGTCTCATCTTTTTTTACAAAAAAGTAAAAAAGTGTCAATACATTTAAGTACCAACACCAAAAATTATACACCCATTTTATTTAGTAGTGTTTTATTTGATAGTGTAAGGAAATATAGATTGACATCTTTTAATAAATATGTTAAAATACTAAAGTTAAATACGGATATTCCGCTTTAATATAAAGCTATTAAATGAATATCTTAAGGAGGATTAAATAGATGAAAGAAAAATTAATTCAATTAGTAGAACAAAGCTACTTAAGAACAGACATTCCTGAATTTAAAGCTGGAGATACTATCGCAGTATACTACAAAGTAAAAGAAGGAAACAAAGAAAGAGTTCAATTATTTGAAGGAGTAGTTATCAGAGTAAATGGTGGAGGAATTGCAAAAACTTTCACTGTAAGAAAAGTAACTGCTGGAATTGGAATTGAAAGAATCATTCCTGTAAACTCTCCAATGATTGATAAAATCGAAGTATTAAAAATCGGAAGAGTTAGAAGATCTAAACTTTATTACCTTAGAGGACTTTCTGGTAAAAAAGCAAGAATCAAAGAAATCAGAAAATAATAATGGGAGCCAAGGATTTATTCCTTGGCTTTTTTCTTTTGTAGATTTTCATAAAATTTATTTAAAATTCATCTTATTATGGTAAAAGTATGATATTATTATATGGTATTTTTTTTTGTTATTTTATGTTAAAATAATAGTGTTGAAAATATTAAAAGGTGGAGAGGGTTGGAAATGGAGAAGAGCAAAGTAATAATTAATGGGATCTTTTATATAATCTTAACACTAATTTTTATCTATATTTTTGTCAAAGAAAAAGAGTTAACTGAGATAATAAAAACGTATAGAGAAAAGTTAGCAGACAAGATAGTAACTAAATTAGATGTAGAGGGAAAAGTCTTAGAAACAGTAATAAGAAAAACTATAAATATAGTTGAAACTTTAGGAACAGCTTTAATTTTAGTTTTACTAATTCAAAAATTCTATTTAGGAAACTTTCTTGTACCAACAGGATCAATGATTCCTACTATTATGCCAAAGGATAGATTATTTGGGAATATGGTAGTGTATAAGTTTAGAGAGCCTAAAAGAGAAGAGATAATAGTTTTTAAAGAGCCTATTCAGAATAAAGTATTATACACAAAGAGAGTTATGGGACTTCCTGGAGAAACTGTGAATATTCAAAATGGCAATCTTTATGTAAATGGAGAAAAAATAGATAGTAGAGAGTATTCAAATATTGGTGAAATAGGAAATGAAAAATGGATTATTCCTAAAAAAGGGGATACAATAGAGATTATTCCTGGAAAAGATTATGGAAAACTATTTAGAGAAAATATGATAGATGTAGCAGAGGTACAAAAATATTTAGTAGATAATCCTGGAGCAGTTAGTGAAATTTTACCAGATCTTGAGTTTAGAGTAAATGGAGAGAAAACAGGAATGATGTTGGATCTTATTCATGACAGTAAGTATGTAGATAGAATTTTCCAAGGGGAAAATGTGGCTCTTATCTCTGATAAGAACTATTACTTTGCTCTTGGAGATAACACAAATGGAAGTTATGACTCAAGAATGTGGGGATTTGTAAGTGAAGATAGAATAAAAGGAAAAGCTTTTGTTAGATTTTGGCCAATAACAAAAATGGGACTTTTAAAATAGGAGAGAGAATGATAGTAGAGTTAAAAGATAAAAAATCTCTTGAAGATATAGCTAAATTTGAAAGTGAAATTTTTGGAGTAACTGCATTTTCTTTGAAACAGTTAGAAGAAATGAGTGAAATAGAAAGATATAAGTTTATTGAGCTTTATGAAGATGAAAAAATAGTAGGTTATGTAATACTACTAGATAGTATAGATGTATGGGAGATAATGAAAATAGCTGTGGACAGGGAGCAGAGAAAAAAAGGTTATGGAGATAAATTATTAAACTATATTTTTGCCTTTGCTCAAATACCAATAATGTTAGAAGTTAGAGAGAGCAATATTCCAGCTATAGAGTTTTACAGAAAAAATGGATTTGAAAAAATTGGAGTAAGAAAAAATTATTACCATGATACTAATGAAGCTGCACATATTATGATAAAAGAGTTTTAATATTTATAAATTTTAAATAAAGGAAGGTAAAAGATGGAAAAAAATATTTATTCAAACCCTTTAGCAGAGAGATACTCTTCAAAAGAGATGTTAGAAAACTTTTCACCTAATAAGAAGTTCTCAACTTGGAGAAAACTATGGGTAGCATTAGCTGAAGCAGAAAAAGAGTTAGGATTAAATATAACTGATGAGCAAATTCAAGAGATGAAAGAAAATATATATAACATAGATTATGAACTTGCAGCTAAGAAAGAAGCTGAGTTTAGACATGATGTAATGGCTCATGTACACACTTTTGGAACTCAAGCTCCTAAAGCTATGCCTATTATTCATCTAGGAGCAACAAGTGCCTTTGTAGGAGATAATACAGATCTTATTCAAATAAAAGATGGATTGGATATTATAAAAACTAAACTTGTAAATGTGATAGCTGAGATGTCAAAATTTGCTATGGAGTATAAAGACCTACCAACATTAGGATTTACTCACTTCCAAGCAGCTCAACTTACAACAGTAGGAAAAAGAGCTACACTTTGGTTACAAAGTTTATTACTAGATTTAGAAGAGTTAGAATTCAGAGAAAAAACTTTAAGATTTAGAGGAGTTAAAGGGACAACAGGGACTCAAGCAAGTTTTAAAGAACTTTTCAATGATGATTTTAGTAAAGTAAAAGAGCTAGATGAGAAAATTACAGAGAAAATGGGATTTGATAAGAGATTCTTAGTAGCAGGACAAACTTATGATAGAAAAGTAGATTCTGAAATAATGAATTTACTAGCTAATATAGCTCAATCTGCACATAAATTTACAAATGATTTAA
It contains:
- a CDS encoding adenylosuccinate lyase → MEKNIYSNPLAERYSSKEMLENFSPNKKFSTWRKLWVALAEAEKELGLNITDEQIQEMKENIYNIDYELAAKKEAEFRHDVMAHVHTFGTQAPKAMPIIHLGATSAFVGDNTDLIQIKDGLDIIKTKLVNVIAEMSKFAMEYKDLPTLGFTHFQAAQLTTVGKRATLWLQSLLLDLEELEFREKTLRFRGVKGTTGTQASFKELFNDDFSKVKELDEKITEKMGFDKRFLVAGQTYDRKVDSEIMNLLANIAQSAHKFTNDLRLLQHLKEIEEPFEKKQIGSSAMAYKRNPMRSERISSLAKFVIALQQSTAMTASTQWFERTLDDSANKRLSLPQAFLAVDAILIIWKNVLDGLVVYPKMIEKHIMAELPFMSTEYIIMECVKNGGDRQELHERIRVHSMEAGRMVKVEGKENDLIERILNDKGFNLDKERLLEILAPKNFIGFAPEQTEEFVNIEIKPILEKYRDRLGMEAALRV
- a CDS encoding transposase, whose protein sequence is MENFKEVYSKIIHAKLSYSPNQCPHCHGKDIIKWGSKTSNIRFLKILEYNSILRLQKQRFRCKNCGKTFSTETNIVDKICCISNNVKLTITLKLQKNISEKDIAYDFNVSPNTVNRIINSFF
- the rplS gene encoding 50S ribosomal protein L19, whose amino-acid sequence is MKEKLIQLVEQSYLRTDIPEFKAGDTIAVYYKVKEGNKERVQLFEGVVIRVNGGGIAKTFTVRKVTAGIGIERIIPVNSPMIDKIEVLKIGRVRRSKLYYLRGLSGKKARIKEIRK
- the rimI gene encoding ribosomal protein S18-alanine N-acetyltransferase; amino-acid sequence: MIVELKDKKSLEDIAKFESEIFGVTAFSLKQLEEMSEIERYKFIELYEDEKIVGYVILLDSIDVWEIMKIAVDREQRKKGYGDKLLNYIFAFAQIPIMLEVRESNIPAIEFYRKNGFEKIGVRKNYYHDTNEAAHIMIKEF
- the lepB gene encoding signal peptidase I: MEKSKVIINGIFYIILTLIFIYIFVKEKELTEIIKTYREKLADKIVTKLDVEGKVLETVIRKTINIVETLGTALILVLLIQKFYLGNFLVPTGSMIPTIMPKDRLFGNMVVYKFREPKREEIIVFKEPIQNKVLYTKRVMGLPGETVNIQNGNLYVNGEKIDSREYSNIGEIGNEKWIIPKKGDTIEIIPGKDYGKLFRENMIDVAEVQKYLVDNPGAVSEILPDLEFRVNGEKTGMMLDLIHDSKYVDRIFQGENVALISDKNYYFALGDNTNGSYDSRMWGFVSEDRIKGKAFVRFWPITKMGLLK